A genome region from Chryseobacterium sp. G0186 includes the following:
- a CDS encoding DNA polymerase beta superfamily protein, translating to MKTKIIEKIKEVEVTKGVEVLLAVESGSRAWGFASPDSDYDIRFIYRHEKEWYLSPWDKDETIEFMTEDDLDGSGWDLRKTFHLLLKSNAALLSWFYSPIVYTSNTKFVELFRPLADACFSPIAVSYHYLSMSKKYLEACRADEVKLKSYFYCLRTTLTGKWITEKGTVPPVLFSDLLILVDDKTRVKIENLIALKATKGESYYHPNDWELFEFLEKTIAENDEKSKSLAGGKVDKKEMERVFREILKL from the coding sequence ATGAAAACAAAAATAATAGAAAAGATAAAAGAAGTTGAGGTTACTAAAGGCGTAGAGGTTCTTTTGGCCGTTGAATCCGGGAGCAGGGCCTGGGGTTTTGCCTCACCTGACAGTGATTATGATATACGTTTTATATACCGTCATGAAAAGGAGTGGTATCTTTCGCCCTGGGATAAGGATGAAACAATAGAGTTTATGACAGAAGATGATCTGGATGGTTCCGGCTGGGATCTCCGGAAAACCTTTCACCTTCTACTCAAATCGAATGCTGCTTTACTGAGCTGGTTCTATTCTCCTATCGTTTATACATCGAATACGAAGTTTGTGGAACTTTTCAGACCGCTGGCAGATGCCTGTTTTTCTCCAATAGCCGTTTCCTACCATTATTTAAGCATGAGCAAAAAATATCTGGAAGCCTGCAGAGCTGATGAAGTGAAACTAAAAAGTTATTTTTATTGTCTGAGAACCACTTTAACCGGAAAATGGATCACAGAAAAAGGAACTGTTCCTCCTGTCCTATTCAGTGATCTGCTGATATTGGTAGATGATAAGACCAGAGTAAAAATAGAAAACCTTATCGCATTAAAAGCCACAAAAGGTGAAAGCTATTATCATCCGAATGATTGGGAACTTTTTGAATTCCTGGAGAAAACGATAGCTGAGAATGATGAAAAGTCAAAGAGTTTAGCTGGTGGAAAAGTGGATAAAAAAGAAATGGAAAGGGTTTTTAGGGAGATATTAAAATTGTAA